One Lytechinus variegatus isolate NC3 chromosome 11, Lvar_3.0, whole genome shotgun sequence DNA segment encodes these proteins:
- the LOC121424192 gene encoding probable G-protein coupled receptor 21, whose product MESSTVNDSEYFDYGDASMNSSASTPSSQIILGPLKPNVAQAIAFACSTFLIITSNTLTLMVLHLKPSCFVEISRLIFQALAVTDLLTGLFCCFFSFLFSCAPQLQNTVTCTVRTMACTGCLNQSALTMAFATVDRYIAITKPLRYTSIMTAVRAQYVLSVLAFISIGNAIFTNVGADFTSTKRTCVSDFSAVGIGISFRPSLVVILLIFYGSLLISTFANYNVVRIALRHSRSLGNESSLRQNGNMQDGTSSSTDGPFNMTPYLPQPVRENSIKMRSLWTVVMATISFYILVMPWNIMASLHFAHHVQIPHSLRITAAYLLINNSWWNTVIYSLLNTTFRRALGKTLIRVFGRTTTSDVSFESTIAATDGSLNMNMSP is encoded by the coding sequence ATGGAGTCTTCGACTGTGAACGACTCCGAGTACTTTGATTATGGGGACGCTAGCATGAATTCCTCAGCATCAACGCCATCTTCTCAAATTATCCTTGGGCCTTTGAAGCCCAATGTTGCACAGGCGATAGCTTTTGCGTGTTCTACTTTTCTCATTATTACATCGAACACTCTAACATTAATGGTTCTTCATCTGAAGCCATCCTGTTTTGTAGAGATCTCTCGCCTTATATTCCAGGCACTAGCCGTTACCGATCTTCTCACTGGTTTGTTCTGTTGCTTCTTCAGCTTTTTGTTTTCCTGCGCTCCGCAACTACAGAACACAGTGACCTGTACAGTACGAACAATGGCCTGTACGGGATGTCTGAACCAGTCAGCTCTAACAATGGCATTTGCAACCGTTGACCGTTACATCGCCATCACTAAACCGCTGCGGTATACTTCAATCATGACCGCAGTGCGCGCACAATACGTTCTCTCCGTTCTTGCCTTTATTTCCATTGGGAACGCCATTTTCACCAATGTAGGAGCCGACTTCACGTCCACCAAAAGAACGTGCGTTTCAGACTTTTCAGCAGTTGGAATTGGCATATCTTTTCGGCCATCGCTCGTCGTCATCCTCCTTATATTCTATGGTAGCCTTTTGATCTCGACATTCGCCAACTATAACGTCGTGCGTATAGCTCTTCGTCATTCAAGGAGTCTTGGTAACGAGTCTTCACTTCGCCAGAATGGAAACATGCAGGACGGCACCTCGAGTTCCACTGATGGTCCTTTCAACATGACACCGTATTTACCACAACCTGTTCGTGAAAACAGCATCAAGATGAGGAGCCTTTGGACCGTTGTCATGGCTACGATATCGTTCTACATCTTGGTGATGCCTTGGAACATCATGGCATCACTTCACTTCGCCCACCACGTTCAGATCCCTCATTCTCTAAGAATCACAGCTGCCTATCTCCTAATAAACAATTCTTGGTGGAACACCGTAATTTATTCTCTTTTGAACACAACCTTTCGACGCGCCCTTGGCAAAACACTTATCCGGGTATTTGGCCGTACCACCACGTCTGATGTCAGCTTTGAGTCGACAATAGCCGCGACGGATGGAAGCCTAAATATGAATATGTCTCCGTAA